The following is a genomic window from Hyphomicrobiales bacterium.
AGGTGCTGGTTAGCGACCCAGACGCTGTTGCCTTGTCACTCTCGGCGCTCGATCAGACCTACGAGTGGGTCGTATGCGGTCTGTCGCCCGGGCTGGACCCTGCGATCCTTGGCGCCTTCGCAAGCCGTACGGACGGCTCCATTCTGGTCGCCCGCGAGGGGGAGGACGAGGAGGCGACCTTGAGCGCGTACCAGAACCTGCAGGATCTCGGGGCCCAGAACATCGTTGTCGCGGTGACGCCGGTAGAGAACGACGGCCCCCTGCATCGCGCCGCTTGAGGGCGTATGCGCGCCCCGTGACGGCGGGCCGCATCCTCCGGCTCTCTTCTTCGACCTGGATGACTGGCGCCATAAGGCGCCAGTTTCGTTGTGCAATGGGCGAGTTTTATCTGGCGTTTAGCGCAAATTTGCGAGAGAACTTCCCCTTATCTTGTTGAAATCAATCGATAACGGGTGGGGAACGATGGCGCATTCGGGCAAGTTCAGCGCTTGCGTATTAGGTGGGATTGCGGCTGCACTCTTGGCCATCAGTCCCGCGCGAGCCTTCGATAACCACAGTTCCGCCATTCCGGGCGTCGTCGTGACGCCGTTGCTTGCGACGACGACCACCGCGAGCGGTCAGCCTATCACGCTGCCAAAAGGCAATGCGGAGGTCATCGTCTCCACCTTCGACATCGCGCCAGGCGCCACGCTGCCGGTCCACAAGCATCCCTTTCCACGCTATGCCTATGTGCTCGCTGGGGATCTGCGTGTCACCAACACTGACACTAACAAGAGCGATGACTACAAAGCGGGTGATTTCATTGTCGAGATGATCGGGCAATGGCATCAGGGCACGAATATCGGTGCGCTGCCCGTCAAGCTGCTGGTGATCGACCAGGTCGACAAAGGTTCCGCCAATACCGTTCTGCGCGATTGAGCTGGGTGCGCCCGGCTGGGTGCCGGATCAGGTCAATCTCCGGCGTACGCGCTCCAGAAGAGCTTTGGCCCAGGGCGTCTGTTTCACCCATCGCTTGGCGGCGCGTAGTCCGCCGTCAGCCAAACCATAGGCCTGTCCCTTGAGGCTCACCGGCATGTATGTGTCCATGAGCTCTTCGATCTTGTCGCAGACCACGAGCTTGTATGGGGCTTCTCCCACACCGAGATCGAAAGTTGCGAGGCCGCGTCGGCACTGGGTCTCGATCACATAGGTCAGCAGGAGATCACCGGGGCTCGCCTTGATGACGTCATCTTCCGTGCTGAAGGAATTGAACATCCCGCAGAAGCGAGTGCCCGCGCTCGTACCGCCGAAGGTCGCGATGATCCGGTCTCCGACCAGCAAGGCATAGAGCTCGATTGCCGGTTCTCGATTGCCGATCCTCTCGCTTCCGCACTGCAGGAAGGCAATCGCGGCGGGATCGGCGAAGGGATTGTTGATGTGCTTCTGTTGGAAGCGCAGGCCCTTCTGATCAAGAAAGGCGTCGAGAACCTTTGCCGCTTCCGCGGGATCCTCGACCCGCCGATAATCCAGAACACCTATCTCCGAGAGGCGCCGTTCCTTCTTGCGCATCTTCTTGCGCGTCTCCCCGCCGTGCAACACATGCGCGGTCTTGTCCGGGGGAAAGTCGAGGTTCCGCTTGAAGCCCGGGCTCGGGCTGCGATGTCCGCCGAGATTGACGAACGGATTTGGGGTGCCCTGCCAGTCCGCGGGCTGGTTGGAGAAGGCAAATACGTCGATCGTGCCGGCCGTTCGCGCGATCTCATGCAGGATGTGCAGGCACGCGGCCTTATCGAGCAACGGAAGGGCGGCCGCATCGAACAGCGGCATATGGAAATTCGCCTGCTTGCCACCGGGTAGCGTCGCGACGGTGGTTGCGTTGTGGCGGCGGAGCGACAGGGGAAGCAGCAGGACAAGTTCGCCCGCGGTGTCCTCCACGGTCGCCACGATGAGCGTTTCCGTGTTCGCCTGCCCCAGCGTGTTTGCGTAGGCCATCACCCAATCGACCATTTGATAAGGGGTGCCTGCCGCACGGGTGCCGAATTCACGCCAGAGGTCGACGATCGCCCCGACATCGCGATGGATCCTGACGGGGCCAAGCCTCCGCGTCGCGGTTGGGGCAAGGCTGACATCCTGGCGAAGAGCGGTGTTCGTCATCGCGGCCCCTTCGCTCGGCATGCTGCTCATGGCGATCCCATCCTGTGCTGAAAACTTCCACATCGACCCCGCCTGTCGTGGTCAAGTGACAACGGCCCCATGCGGAGGTAACGAGGGAGGAGAGCGGCGTCAATTGATGCTTGTGAAAGCGGTTAGCGGACGTGAAATCAGCCCCAGCCCGTGGATCCTGTTGCCTCGACAAGATTGGATCAATCTTTCTCGCTCATGGTGCGGGCATGACAGGGGGGAGATGACATGAGCACCCGCTATTCCGTGTTGCGCATGGGCTTTGCCCTGATCGCCGCCACGCAGGCGAACCGGTGGCTCGGCCCCTTCGCGCAGGGGCGGGGGCTGATCCTGATGCTGCACCATGTCCGGCCATGGGTGCCGCGCGACTTTGCTCCGAATGGCATTCTGGAAGTCACGCCGGATTTCTTGGATCAGGCGCTCGGCATTCTCGCGCGCAGCCATGATTTCGTGGCCTTGGGCGATATCCCGGGACGCCTGCGGGACCCGGGCAAACGTCCATTCGTTGCGGTAACCTTTGACGACGGCTATCGCGACAACGCCGAATTTGCCTTGCCCGTACTTCAGCGCCACGGCGCGCCTTGGACCTTGTTCGTGACGCCGGGGTTCGCCGATCGTAGCGCGAATCTCTGGTGGCTCGAGCTCGAGGAAGCGATCCGGCGCCTTGACCGTCTGGAGATCGATGTAAGCGGCGCTGAGCCTCTGTCTCTCAGCCTCCCGGCCCGAAGCGCTGCGGAAAAAGCTTCGGCGTTCGACCAGCTCTACTGGCAGTTGCGCGGCGGCACGGAGGAGCGACTGCGCGCAGTCGTGGCGGATCTCGCTCAGCGCACCGGCGTCGATGGCCTTGAAATGGTCGATCACCTCTGCCTCGATTGGGACGGTTTGCGCGCGCTATCGGGCGAGGAGGGCGTATCGATCGGCGCCCATACGATGAC
Proteins encoded in this region:
- a CDS encoding Quercetin dioxygenase-like cupin family protein, with translation MAHSGKFSACVLGGIAAALLAISPARAFDNHSSAIPGVVVTPLLATTTTASGQPITLPKGNAEVIVSTFDIAPGATLPVHKHPFPRYAYVLAGDLRVTNTDTNKSDDYKAGDFIVEMIGQWHQGTNIGALPVKLLVIDQVDKGSANTVLRD
- a CDS encoding CelD/BcsL family acetyltransferase involved in cellulose biosynthesis, which codes for MWKFSAQDGIAMSSMPSEGAAMTNTALRQDVSLAPTATRRLGPVRIHRDVGAIVDLWREFGTRAAGTPYQMVDWVMAYANTLGQANTETLIVATVEDTAGELVLLLPLSLRRHNATTVATLPGGKQANFHMPLFDAAALPLLDKAACLHILHEIARTAGTIDVFAFSNQPADWQGTPNPFVNLGGHRSPSPGFKRNLDFPPDKTAHVLHGGETRKKMRKKERRLSEIGVLDYRRVEDPAEAAKVLDAFLDQKGLRFQQKHINNPFADPAAIAFLQCGSERIGNREPAIELYALLVGDRIIATFGGTSAGTRFCGMFNSFSTEDDVIKASPGDLLLTYVIETQCRRGLATFDLGVGEAPYKLVVCDKIEELMDTYMPVSLKGQAYGLADGGLRAAKRWVKQTPWAKALLERVRRRLT
- a CDS encoding hypothetical protein (Evidence 5 : Unknown function); this encodes MVVVASNGVTTTPGMAELWLSKARAGLMAKSAAAIPPNTQALNLPECAIVPHPLSIDFNKIRGSSLANLR
- a CDS encoding Chitooligosaccharide deacetylase; this translates as MSTRYSVLRMGFALIAATQANRWLGPFAQGRGLILMLHHVRPWVPRDFAPNGILEVTPDFLDQALGILARSHDFVALGDIPGRLRDPGKRPFVAVTFDDGYRDNAEFALPVLQRHGAPWTLFVTPGFADRSANLWWLELEEAIRRLDRLEIDVSGAEPLSLSLPARSAAEKASAFDQLYWQLRGGTEERLRAVVADLAQRTGVDGLEMVDHLCLDWDGLRALSGEEGVSIGAHTMTHPMLAKHSLEMVRAEMQQSRATIERELGTSVRHFAYPVGDPGSAGPREFEAAAETGFEMAVTTRPGHVFAEHALHLQGLPRVSLNGAFQSGAAVRALASGVPFLLWNRGRRLNVD